The Fimbriimonas ginsengisoli Gsoil 348 genome window below encodes:
- a CDS encoding M28 family peptidase yields the protein MKSRFVLLALFVPLLATGSQTWDAKVTRERKAVLDSISENSMRGNLTFLSSDELEGRGTPSRGLDIAARFIAASFQSAGLEPAGDDGYFQKATIKARGSDDQVPVRNVIGVLRGSDPKLKDTYILVTAHYDHLGMKKSGEGDLIYNGANDDGSGTVSVMELANAMSKYKPRRSIVFMTFYGEERGLVGSTFYGKNPRFPIEKTIADVNLEQIGRTDDLEGPRVNAVSMTGEDYSDVGKIFEAAGKVLGTGVQRHEKYSDPFFFRSDNAALALQGVPAHTICTAFEYPDYHGVADTVDKVDFANMAKVDRLTALAIMMIADAPTEPRWNESNPKASRYVKAWHDRHPG from the coding sequence GTGAAGTCTCGCTTCGTTCTCCTTGCGCTGTTCGTTCCTCTCCTCGCGACCGGGAGCCAAACTTGGGACGCGAAGGTTACGCGGGAGCGGAAAGCGGTTCTCGACTCCATTTCGGAGAACTCGATGCGGGGGAATCTAACTTTTCTTTCCTCGGACGAGCTCGAAGGGCGGGGGACGCCTTCGAGGGGGCTCGATATCGCGGCGCGGTTCATCGCGGCGAGCTTTCAAAGTGCCGGCCTCGAACCGGCCGGCGACGACGGGTATTTCCAAAAGGCGACGATCAAGGCAAGGGGTTCGGACGACCAGGTTCCGGTGAGGAACGTCATCGGCGTTCTGCGCGGGAGCGATCCGAAGTTGAAGGACACTTACATCCTCGTCACCGCCCACTACGACCACCTCGGCATGAAGAAATCGGGCGAGGGGGACCTGATCTATAACGGGGCGAACGACGACGGGAGCGGAACGGTGTCGGTGATGGAGCTTGCGAACGCGATGTCAAAGTACAAGCCGAGGCGGTCGATCGTCTTCATGACGTTCTATGGAGAGGAGCGAGGGCTGGTCGGGTCGACCTTCTACGGTAAGAACCCTCGATTTCCGATCGAGAAGACGATCGCCGACGTCAACCTCGAGCAGATCGGCCGGACCGACGATCTCGAAGGTCCGCGAGTGAACGCGGTTTCGATGACGGGCGAGGATTACTCGGATGTCGGAAAGATCTTCGAGGCGGCGGGGAAAGTATTGGGCACGGGAGTGCAGCGGCACGAAAAATATAGCGATCCATTCTTCTTCCGTAGCGACAACGCCGCGTTGGCGCTGCAAGGGGTGCCGGCGCACACGATCTGCACCGCGTTCGAGTATCCCGACTACCATGGGGTCGCCGACACCGTGGATAAGGTCGATTTTGCGAACATGGCCAAGGTCGACCGGCTGACGGCGCTCGCGATCATGATGATCGCCGACGCGCCCACGGAGCCTCGCTGGAACGAATCGAATCCAAAGGCCTCGCGCTATGTAAAGGCGTGGCACGATCGGCACCCGGGGTAA
- a CDS encoding M50 family metallopeptidase, whose product MLRRYGLITLFAGTVFAVLIAGLSGSGRVTARVLEIVLPSAFGTALFIALSAFLAILVHELGHVVAGMLTGFRFQTMRVGPLELRRQSGALQLVFVENPHLSGFARLVPGSTDRLVARMFWLFAGGPLASLLYVGFTYLLLQALPEPARGPELTGAIPHFAALSLFVMALSVLPGTLLPFTSAAGTPTDMKVMLILLGRGATRERLVALVLIGRELQSGVRARDWDPILVAAAVELRDGTAEELRAQTVAYFYEYDVGNLDGAMAHLDRGLNVAEALGKKAGVMLEVMRLESSFFHAWVRNDLASALSFRVQVEAVPEAAQGTAALADASIALRQGEGDRSLTLLEQAEAKMEEAVARHGGAIEFEHDRINDLRNAVRNLSHDGEAG is encoded by the coding sequence TTGCTGCGTCGCTACGGCCTCATCACCCTCTTCGCGGGGACCGTCTTCGCGGTGCTCATTGCGGGACTGTCGGGAAGCGGGCGGGTTACCGCGCGGGTGCTGGAGATTGTCCTTCCCTCCGCGTTCGGAACGGCTCTTTTCATCGCGCTGTCGGCTTTCCTCGCGATCTTGGTGCATGAATTGGGACACGTCGTCGCCGGCATGCTGACCGGCTTTCGATTTCAAACGATGCGGGTTGGACCGCTCGAGCTTCGGCGTCAGTCAGGTGCGCTCCAGCTTGTCTTCGTAGAGAATCCGCACCTCTCCGGCTTTGCCAGGCTGGTTCCAGGATCGACTGACCGATTGGTTGCGCGAATGTTTTGGCTGTTCGCCGGCGGGCCTTTGGCCAGCCTCCTATATGTTGGCTTCACCTACCTACTACTGCAAGCGCTGCCGGAGCCGGCACGGGGGCCCGAGCTGACTGGAGCCATCCCGCACTTCGCCGCACTGAGCCTGTTCGTGATGGCGCTCTCTGTCCTTCCCGGGACGCTACTGCCATTTACATCGGCCGCCGGGACTCCCACCGATATGAAGGTAATGCTTATCCTGCTCGGTCGAGGAGCCACCCGGGAGAGGCTAGTCGCGCTGGTCCTAATCGGGCGAGAGCTGCAGAGTGGGGTCCGCGCGAGGGATTGGGATCCGATCCTGGTTGCGGCGGCAGTCGAATTGCGCGATGGAACCGCGGAAGAACTTCGCGCGCAAACCGTTGCCTATTTTTATGAATACGACGTGGGCAATTTGGATGGGGCAATGGCGCACCTCGACCGCGGACTGAACGTGGCGGAGGCTTTGGGTAAGAAGGCCGGGGTTATGTTGGAGGTGATGCGACTAGAGTCCTCCTTCTTCCACGCTTGGGTCCGGAACGATTTGGCGAGCGCCCTTTCCTTTCGCGTGCAAGTGGAGGCCGTACCGGAAGCCGCTCAGGGAACCGCCGCCTTGGCCGACGCCTCCATCGCTCTTCGGCAAGGCGAAGGAGATCGATCGCTCACTCTCCTCGAACAGGCCGAAGCAAAGATGGAGGAAGCGGTGGCTCGACACGGAGGGGCGATCGAATTCGAACACGACCGGATCAACGACTTGCGCAATGCGGTTCGCAATCTGTCCCACGACGGCGAAGCGGGGTAG
- the guaA gene encoding glutamine-hydrolyzing GMP synthase: MAHHQTVLVVDFGGQYTQLIVRRVRELGIYSEMVPWTTAADKIRAEKPDAVILSGGPRSVLEPGAPDLDFSVLEGIPTLGICYGQQLMAARLGGRVETSNHKEYGHRVFTPAAGDSLVSGLASNEVWMSHGDQVLEAPTGYRVTASTDSCPVAAIENLAQKRFGVQFHPEVTHTPDGRTVLKRFLFDYAGLKGDWTSESFIEDQIAAIRQTVGEGKVLCAVSGGVDSSVMAALLIQAIGERAVCVFVDHGLLRKGEAEQVVETFGGHFHANLKAFEEKERFFGALAGVTDPERKRKIIGENFVRVFEDHANELRDCDFLAQGTLYPDVIESGSPTAAKIKTHHNVGGLPDWMRMKLIEPLRWLFKDEVRNVGRLLGLPEEMVEREPFPGPGLGVRILGEVTRERVRMVQEADWIFRSELRSRGLHKGIWQSYAALLDVRSVGVMGDERTYEQPIVLRAVQSEDAMTARAVNIPFDALEVIASRIVNEVDGVNRVFYDLTSKPPATIELE, from the coding sequence ATGGCCCACCACCAGACCGTTCTCGTCGTCGACTTCGGCGGACAGTACACTCAGCTCATCGTGCGCCGCGTGCGCGAACTTGGAATCTATTCCGAGATGGTCCCTTGGACCACGGCGGCGGACAAGATCCGCGCCGAGAAACCGGACGCCGTCATCCTTAGCGGAGGACCTCGGTCCGTTCTCGAACCGGGTGCCCCGGATCTCGACTTCTCCGTCCTCGAGGGGATTCCCACGCTGGGGATTTGCTACGGCCAGCAACTCATGGCGGCCCGCTTGGGAGGGCGGGTGGAGACGTCGAATCATAAAGAGTACGGGCATCGGGTCTTTACCCCGGCAGCGGGCGATTCGCTCGTGAGCGGCTTGGCCAGCAACGAGGTCTGGATGAGCCACGGAGACCAGGTCTTGGAGGCGCCGACCGGCTACCGGGTGACCGCTTCCACCGATTCTTGCCCGGTGGCAGCGATCGAGAACCTGGCCCAGAAGCGGTTCGGCGTTCAGTTTCACCCGGAAGTGACCCACACTCCCGATGGGCGCACGGTACTGAAGCGGTTCCTGTTCGACTACGCAGGGCTGAAAGGGGACTGGACCAGCGAAAGCTTCATCGAAGACCAAATCGCTGCGATCCGGCAAACCGTGGGAGAGGGGAAGGTGCTATGCGCGGTCTCGGGCGGAGTCGACTCGAGCGTGATGGCGGCCCTATTGATTCAGGCGATCGGTGAGCGGGCAGTCTGCGTTTTCGTGGATCACGGGTTGCTGAGAAAGGGAGAAGCCGAGCAGGTGGTCGAAACGTTTGGCGGCCACTTCCACGCTAATTTGAAGGCGTTCGAGGAGAAAGAGCGGTTCTTCGGAGCCCTCGCCGGCGTTACCGACCCTGAAAGGAAACGGAAGATCATCGGCGAGAACTTCGTCCGTGTGTTCGAGGATCACGCGAACGAGCTTCGGGATTGCGACTTCCTGGCGCAGGGGACGCTCTATCCGGACGTGATCGAATCCGGCTCGCCCACCGCGGCGAAGATCAAGACCCACCACAACGTGGGCGGTTTGCCCGATTGGATGCGGATGAAGCTGATCGAGCCGTTGCGTTGGCTGTTTAAGGACGAGGTGCGAAACGTCGGCCGCTTGCTCGGATTGCCTGAGGAGATGGTGGAGCGGGAGCCGTTCCCCGGTCCCGGGCTCGGGGTGCGAATTCTGGGCGAGGTGACGCGAGAACGGGTTCGGATGGTGCAAGAAGCGGACTGGATCTTCCGCTCCGAGCTCCGATCGCGCGGGCTGCATAAGGGGATCTGGCAGAGCTACGCCGCGCTTTTAGATGTGCGGAGCGTAGGCGTGATGGGAGACGAACGGACCTACGAACAACCGATCGTGCTGCGGGCCGTGCAGAGCGAGGACGCGATGACGGCGCGAGCGGTCAACATCCCGTTCGACGCGCTGGAGGTGATCGCGAGCCGAATCGTAAACGAAGTCGACGGCGTCAACCGAGTCTTCTACGACCTAACCAGCAAACCCCCGGCAACGATCGAGTTGGAATAG
- a CDS encoding DUF433 domain-containing protein produces the protein MNSGEFVPKPIPNPIEQIRDTLKVAGSRMPLGLIVDRFRNGASPEEIHLAFPSLSLETIYRALAAYLHDQHVIDPILLREADEEEKLVGDAVREQRANGFRETLIARLEQKRSA, from the coding sequence ATGAATTCTGGTGAGTTTGTCCCGAAGCCGATTCCAAACCCGATCGAACAGATTCGGGACACCTTGAAGGTGGCTGGGTCGCGCATGCCGTTGGGGCTAATCGTGGATCGATTCAGAAATGGCGCTTCCCCCGAGGAGATTCATCTTGCCTTTCCGTCCCTCTCACTGGAGACGATCTATCGGGCGCTTGCGGCCTATCTACACGACCAGCACGTGATCGATCCGATTCTCCTTCGGGAAGCTGACGAGGAAGAGAAGCTCGTAGGGGACGCGGTGAGGGAACAACGGGCAAACGGCTTCCGCGAGACCCTAATTGCCCGCCTCGAGCAAAAGCGATCGGCGTGA
- a CDS encoding DUF5615 family PIN-like protein: protein MRVLLDEHIDSAILSGIIRRLPGMEVLRVQDVGLLGASDVEIFEWALVHECVLVTRDARTMVPLAKETLSKGAPVPALIVVPRSVGIGPAIAEICELLSRSTLDQLMLHIHFLPISRYL from the coding sequence GTGAGGGTCCTTCTCGACGAGCATATCGATTCTGCCATTCTTAGCGGAATCATTAGACGCTTACCAGGGATGGAAGTGCTTCGCGTTCAGGATGTCGGTTTGTTGGGCGCCTCGGACGTCGAGATCTTCGAGTGGGCCTTAGTGCACGAATGTGTTCTCGTTACCAGAGATGCGAGAACAATGGTTCCGCTCGCGAAGGAGACACTCTCAAAAGGGGCTCCCGTGCCCGCTCTTATTGTCGTACCTCGATCCGTAGGCATTGGCCCCGCTATCGCGGAGATATGTGAACTGCTCTCCAGATCGACCCTGGATCAGCTCATGCTCCACATTCACTTTCTGCCCATCTCTCGTTACTTGTAG
- a CDS encoding phytanoyl-CoA dioxygenase family protein, translated as MQIEAALARLGVCSDSLSAEEKRFLDENGYLVLRDVLNDTQIEGLRLRLDELLAEEGEAAGLEVHQEKGTDRLSDLVNKGEVFDVCFTHPKVLAGIAHVLKGDLKLSSLNARFAKPGEGLQGLHADWGRLETPGDFQVCNSIWLLDDFTEENGATRLVPGSHRWGSKLPGDDMADPSGPHPEEKLLVAPAGTVVIFNSHTWHGGTLNRTDKRRRAMHSYFCRRHQPQQLDQKKFLRPETRHRLSEAARTVLDVDG; from the coding sequence ATGCAAATCGAAGCGGCGCTCGCCAGGCTGGGAGTTTGTTCCGACTCTCTTTCTGCGGAGGAGAAGCGGTTTCTCGACGAGAACGGTTATCTGGTGCTGCGGGACGTGCTGAACGACACGCAAATCGAGGGGCTACGCCTTCGCCTCGATGAGCTTTTGGCAGAGGAAGGCGAAGCGGCCGGGCTCGAGGTTCATCAGGAGAAAGGGACGGATCGGCTGTCCGATCTGGTGAACAAGGGGGAAGTGTTCGATGTCTGCTTCACTCATCCGAAGGTGCTGGCGGGGATCGCCCATGTTCTAAAAGGGGACCTAAAGCTCTCCTCGCTCAATGCCCGGTTCGCCAAGCCAGGCGAGGGACTGCAGGGTCTGCATGCGGATTGGGGTCGGTTGGAGACTCCCGGCGATTTTCAGGTTTGCAATTCCATCTGGCTGCTAGACGACTTCACCGAGGAGAATGGAGCCACGCGCCTCGTCCCCGGAAGCCATCGGTGGGGTTCGAAGCTGCCGGGTGACGATATGGCCGATCCATCGGGTCCGCATCCAGAAGAAAAGCTGCTCGTGGCTCCGGCGGGAACCGTGGTCATATTCAACAGCCATACGTGGCACGGCGGCACGCTCAATCGAACCGATAAGCGCCGACGGGCGATGCACTCCTATTTCTGCCGTCGCCACCAGCCGCAGCAACTCGATCAGAAGAAATTCTTGCGGCCGGAAACGCGCCATCGACTGTCCGAGGCGGCAAGAACGGTTCTGGACGTCGACGGCTAA
- a CDS encoding RNA polymerase sigma factor, producing MLRAAQGDRQAFGRLIDATRTTVCSIALAVVRDVEASEDVAQDVYLHAWHSLPTLRNSSSFVPWLRQLARNRAHAFLRKENPARRRPLDAALETVLADDRPGPETCLLERAERDSIREALDELNTDAREVLILFYREEQSVRQVATLLDLSEAAVKKRLERARNALKEALDRGLSATLERTKPGAAFSLTVVALLPPLVPAAAVASKGALAYLGTTKLVAILGSILLSSVLGLAGMLFGYYRLWRRARDEQERRGLQRLALWGSVSLVALVAFMDFATGRRATPILAVLWYGLLLAQIWYQQYVAIPRITARRLALERAEDPLAAARQAREKRNCNLGFVVGVLLGSLAIAYAMWRHG from the coding sequence GTGCTTCGAGCCGCTCAAGGGGATCGACAGGCGTTCGGGCGCCTGATCGACGCGACGCGGACAACGGTTTGCTCCATCGCCTTGGCCGTGGTGCGCGACGTAGAGGCGAGCGAAGACGTGGCGCAAGACGTATATCTGCATGCCTGGCACAGCCTGCCGACGCTACGAAACTCCTCCAGTTTCGTTCCCTGGCTCCGCCAACTGGCGCGAAACCGTGCTCACGCCTTTCTTCGCAAGGAAAATCCGGCGCGCCGTCGTCCACTGGATGCCGCGTTGGAAACCGTCTTGGCCGACGATCGGCCAGGCCCGGAGACGTGCCTACTGGAAAGAGCGGAGCGCGATTCGATCCGGGAGGCGTTGGACGAACTGAACACCGATGCCCGCGAAGTATTGATTCTCTTCTACCGAGAAGAGCAGTCGGTTCGCCAGGTAGCCACTCTCCTCGATCTGAGTGAAGCGGCCGTCAAGAAGCGGTTGGAGAGAGCTCGAAACGCGTTGAAAGAGGCGCTCGACCGCGGTCTCTCGGCGACGTTGGAGCGGACCAAGCCAGGAGCCGCGTTCAGCTTGACGGTGGTCGCCCTCCTGCCTCCGCTCGTGCCGGCGGCGGCGGTGGCGAGCAAGGGAGCGCTCGCGTATCTGGGCACGACGAAGCTGGTGGCGATCCTCGGATCGATCCTCCTATCATCGGTGCTGGGTCTCGCTGGGATGCTGTTCGGCTACTACCGCCTGTGGCGTCGTGCCCGTGACGAGCAGGAGCGGCGCGGATTGCAGCGGTTGGCGCTCTGGGGCAGCGTTTCGCTCGTGGCCCTCGTCGCGTTTATGGATTTTGCGACTGGCCGCCGCGCGACCCCGATTCTGGCGGTTCTTTGGTATGGTCTGCTTTTGGCGCAGATCTGGTACCAGCAGTACGTGGCGATCCCACGGATTACCGCTCGCCGGTTGGCGCTGGAGCGAGCCGAGGACCCGCTCGCCGCGGCCCGGCAGGCACGAGAGAAGCGGAACTGTAACCTTGGGTTCGTGGTCGGCGTGCTGCTGGGCTCGCTCGCCATCGCCTATGCGATGTGGCGACACGGGTAG
- a CDS encoding DinB family protein: MTAEELVQSRIDEAGFQLAKAFEGATEEQLNDKPVSSMMSIREQAEHLCECYVAAEKLSRGESHDWGSYAAPSGSWEDLAAQFWALRDKAAKALITADTDTTLAEACAFLVEHDAYHVGQIAAIRIAQNAGWNAYSIYR; the protein is encoded by the coding sequence ATGACAGCCGAAGAACTGGTGCAATCGCGAATCGACGAAGCAGGATTTCAGCTCGCCAAGGCCTTCGAAGGCGCCACTGAAGAGCAGCTAAACGATAAGCCGGTCTCCTCCATGATGAGCATTCGAGAGCAGGCGGAACACCTGTGCGAGTGCTACGTGGCCGCGGAGAAGCTGTCGCGCGGCGAATCGCACGACTGGGGTTCCTACGCCGCGCCTTCCGGCTCATGGGAGGATCTCGCCGCCCAGTTTTGGGCCCTTCGCGACAAGGCGGCGAAGGCACTGATCACCGCCGACACCGACACCACTTTGGCCGAAGCTTGCGCTTTCCTCGTGGAGCACGACGCCTATCACGTGGGCCAGATCGCCGCGATCCGAATCGCCCAAAACGCGGGCTGGAACGCCTATTCCATCTACCGCTGA
- a CDS encoding class I SAM-dependent methyltransferase — MTEPHEALSKWSTSSGAWIRAMRRGEANRERLLDPPMLELAGDVTGLDVLDVGCGEGRFCRMLAARGARTVGLDPTPEFLAEARHLDPEGSYVEGVGERLPFEEASFDLVVSYLTIIDIPDFRAAIREMARVLRPGGRLLVATVNSFASTRPRAWYQDENGEKLHVAVVDYFDEKEQLLEWSGMSIINWHRPFEAYMEAYLSAGLILEQFREPRPTLSDVDAVPSMIDEYRVPIFHVMRWRKPQAS; from the coding sequence ATGACGGAACCGCACGAGGCGCTTTCCAAATGGTCGACTTCCTCGGGCGCCTGGATCCGGGCGATGCGTCGGGGAGAGGCGAACCGGGAGCGGCTGCTGGATCCGCCGATGCTGGAGCTGGCCGGCGACGTGACGGGGCTCGACGTGCTCGATGTCGGCTGCGGCGAGGGACGCTTTTGCCGGATGCTGGCGGCCCGCGGAGCGAGGACGGTCGGCCTCGACCCGACCCCGGAGTTCTTGGCCGAGGCACGGCATCTGGATCCCGAGGGGAGCTACGTAGAGGGGGTGGGCGAGCGGCTCCCGTTCGAGGAGGCGTCGTTCGACCTCGTCGTTTCCTACCTTACGATCATCGACATCCCAGATTTCCGGGCGGCGATCCGAGAGATGGCGCGGGTTCTGCGTCCGGGCGGGCGACTGCTCGTGGCCACCGTCAACTCGTTTGCTTCGACGCGGCCGCGGGCGTGGTACCAAGACGAGAACGGAGAGAAACTCCATGTGGCGGTCGTCGATTATTTCGACGAGAAAGAGCAGTTGCTGGAGTGGAGCGGCATGTCGATCATCAACTGGCACCGTCCGTTCGAGGCGTATATGGAGGCGTACCTTTCTGCCGGGTTGATCTTGGAGCAGTTTCGGGAACCTCGCCCGACCCTATCGGACGTCGATGCGGTGCCGAGCATGATCGACGAGTACCGGGTGCCGATCTTTCACGTTATGCGTTGGCGTAAGCCGCAAGCGTCATGA
- the aat gene encoding leucyl/phenylalanyl-tRNA--protein transferase — MRGNELTPWLVRYGYERACFPMTMDDGEVEWFQPRDRCLFPIEGVHVSRSLARTIRRGVFEVRFDTDFEAVIRGCFRPDDNWLSEDFVRVYSEIHRQGWGHCAECWQDGRLVGGVYGIALGSCFSAESMFHRETDASKVALWAMVDRCRELGFTIFDAQIMNPHLASLGAFEVPHRRYERLLRDALKQTTPWSIT; from the coding sequence ATGAGAGGGAACGAGCTAACCCCCTGGCTCGTTCGGTACGGCTACGAGCGGGCGTGCTTTCCGATGACGATGGACGACGGGGAAGTGGAGTGGTTTCAGCCCCGGGATCGGTGTCTGTTCCCGATCGAAGGGGTCCATGTCAGCCGCTCCTTGGCGCGCACGATCCGGCGTGGGGTGTTCGAGGTTAGGTTCGACACCGACTTCGAGGCGGTGATTCGGGGCTGCTTTCGACCGGACGACAATTGGCTTAGCGAAGATTTCGTACGCGTTTACTCGGAGATCCACCGTCAGGGGTGGGGGCACTGCGCCGAGTGCTGGCAGGACGGCCGGCTTGTGGGCGGGGTGTACGGAATCGCCCTCGGCTCCTGCTTCTCGGCAGAATCAATGTTCCACCGAGAGACCGACGCGTCGAAGGTCGCCCTTTGGGCGATGGTCGACCGATGCCGGGAGCTCGGGTTCACGATCTTCGACGCCCAAATCATGAACCCGCACCTCGCGTCGCTCGGCGCCTTCGAGGTGCCACATCGGCGATACGAGCGTCTCTTGCGCGACGCGCTCAAGCAGACCACGCCCTGGTCGATTACGTAG
- a CDS encoding glycosyl hydrolase family 65 protein, with the protein MRGFCGLVLLSLVLIWGCGSKPPETTAGKPPAVQAPLDPWVLTCLDPKAEEPALLWNGLIGLRIGRDGLGVGKEPSFFMIDEYEKTGEEKIRGMPNPVRLVVTEGAHALNSPEGMSHYSQRLDMRTGILVTEWDASTQPGDVHVKVETAIHPDERIVAVRYTAVPSRDADLRFSFSDNGLKAEKMQAFGFYHGLGPSAVRWSVRQSAPGALPTGDDTKKVELFVREATWSFGSASGRDEAPKPISFGAVADASAKKWAERWRTDIEIDGPVADQQAVRSFMFYLRSAIYPKGEMSISPFGLSNQMYNGHVFWDADIWVFPALALIDPPAAQAISNYRLSKAAAAQANFSKWLRASRPTAHGAMGGVDETRPLAGQKFPWESSVSGRETAPGPSRFEDHITGSVAFALEQAVSLKLISPMNPDEPARLPGYFYGLRYEEGRNGREIRDVMSPDENHTGDNDLYTNLLAEWCSAGGKWPAKPTYKLPHDDKTFLTYDNDQLRGYKQAAAVLSIYPLQYPPAEAQAKAMMDRLSDKVIKNGPAMTDSVHSIIWSRLGEKDKAYETWQKSWVPFTTSPFLLFSEKRLRPTTYFTTGAGGSLQSVLFGFLGFRIDWKQEPGAAWTTQLRRDAWLSIKPNLPKTWKSVKFKNFTVLGRPYTLTVTPAAARVTPGE; encoded by the coding sequence GTGCGCGGTTTTTGTGGCCTTGTATTGCTCTCGCTCGTCTTGATTTGGGGCTGTGGGAGTAAGCCTCCTGAGACGACGGCGGGTAAACCCCCGGCGGTTCAGGCGCCTCTCGACCCGTGGGTCTTGACCTGCCTCGATCCGAAGGCGGAGGAGCCGGCGCTGCTTTGGAACGGGCTCATCGGGCTTCGCATCGGGCGCGATGGGCTGGGCGTGGGGAAGGAGCCGTCGTTCTTCATGATCGACGAGTACGAGAAGACGGGGGAGGAGAAGATCCGGGGGATGCCGAATCCCGTCCGGTTGGTGGTGACCGAAGGGGCGCACGCCCTGAACTCTCCGGAGGGGATGTCGCACTATTCCCAAAGGCTGGACATGCGGACGGGGATTCTCGTCACCGAGTGGGACGCCAGCACACAGCCGGGGGATGTCCACGTTAAGGTGGAAACCGCGATCCATCCAGACGAACGGATTGTTGCCGTCCGATACACGGCGGTTCCGAGCCGGGACGCGGACCTTCGCTTTTCGTTCAGCGACAATGGCCTCAAGGCGGAGAAGATGCAGGCCTTCGGGTTCTACCACGGGTTGGGACCCTCGGCGGTACGATGGTCGGTTCGGCAAAGCGCCCCCGGCGCCCTTCCGACAGGCGACGACACAAAGAAGGTGGAATTGTTTGTTAGGGAGGCGACGTGGTCCTTTGGATCGGCTTCCGGAAGGGACGAGGCGCCGAAACCGATCTCCTTCGGCGCCGTCGCCGACGCTTCGGCAAAGAAGTGGGCGGAGCGTTGGAGGACCGACATCGAGATCGACGGGCCGGTCGCCGACCAGCAGGCGGTGCGCTCGTTCATGTTCTATCTCCGCTCGGCGATCTACCCGAAGGGCGAGATGTCGATCTCGCCCTTCGGGTTGAGCAACCAGATGTACAACGGGCATGTGTTCTGGGACGCCGACATCTGGGTCTTTCCGGCGCTGGCGCTGATCGATCCCCCGGCTGCGCAGGCCATATCAAACTATCGCCTTTCGAAAGCCGCCGCTGCACAAGCAAACTTTTCGAAGTGGTTGCGTGCTTCTCGGCCCACCGCACATGGCGCCATGGGGGGAGTCGATGAAACGCGACCGTTAGCGGGCCAAAAGTTTCCCTGGGAGTCGAGCGTCTCTGGCCGGGAGACCGCGCCCGGTCCATCGCGGTTTGAAGACCACATTACGGGAAGTGTGGCGTTCGCCCTAGAGCAAGCCGTCTCCTTGAAGCTGATCTCACCCATGAACCCCGACGAGCCAGCTCGGCTCCCCGGATACTTTTACGGATTACGGTACGAGGAGGGACGGAATGGAAGGGAGATTCGAGATGTGATGTCGCCCGACGAAAACCACACCGGCGACAACGATCTCTACACCAACCTTCTCGCCGAATGGTGCTCCGCAGGAGGAAAGTGGCCCGCGAAGCCGACGTACAAGCTCCCTCACGACGACAAGACGTTCCTGACCTACGACAACGACCAGCTGCGCGGCTACAAGCAAGCCGCCGCCGTCCTCAGCATCTACCCGCTCCAGTACCCGCCCGCCGAGGCGCAGGCGAAGGCGATGATGGACCGGCTCTCGGACAAGGTGATCAAGAACGGGCCGGCGATGACGGACTCCGTCCATTCGATCATTTGGAGCCGGTTGGGAGAGAAAGATAAGGCGTACGAAACCTGGCAAAAAAGCTGGGTTCCTTTCACCACCAGTCCCTTTCTCCTCTTTAGTGAAAAGAGACTGCGCCCAACGACCTACTTTACGACGGGCGCGGGGGGAAGTTTGCAAAGTGTACTGTTCGGATTCCTCGGTTTTCGCATAGACTGGAAGCAGGAGCCCGGCGCGGCGTGGACGACGCAGCTCCGGCGGGACGCCTGGTTGAGCATTAAGCCGAACCTTCCTAAAACCTGGAAAAGTGTGAAGTTCAAAAACTTCACCGTTCTGGGTAGGCCCTACACCCTTACGGTGACCCCCGCTGCCGCGCGCGTGACTCCAGGAGAGTGA
- a CDS encoding DinB family protein — protein MLREDWNALFESLEKTRDIVSGWEAMPPDEKATRCEHSRHRTLAHLRACQEQWMVVVDEFLSRNNPNVTILHPWRKFDQGGYGEIPWEEHLTRFLADRDRWLAWKDSVDWNRGGKMNRKPDTVGGLTQRLANHEAYHINLFG, from the coding sequence ATGCTACGCGAGGATTGGAATGCGTTGTTCGAATCGCTTGAGAAGACGCGCGATATCGTCTCCGGTTGGGAGGCGATGCCGCCCGACGAGAAAGCGACTCGGTGCGAGCACTCCCGGCACCGAACTCTAGCCCACCTTCGCGCTTGCCAGGAGCAATGGATGGTCGTGGTCGACGAGTTCTTATCCCGGAACAACCCGAACGTCACCATCCTCCATCCCTGGCGGAAATTCGATCAAGGTGGTTATGGCGAAATCCCGTGGGAGGAGCACTTGACCCGTTTCCTCGCCGACCGCGATCGATGGCTCGCGTGGAAGGACTCGGTCGACTGGAACCGGGGCGGCAAGATGAACCGCAAACCCGACACCGTCGGCGGCCTCACCCAGCGTTTGGCCAACCACGAGGCGTATCACATCAACCTCTTCGGTTAG